The genomic interval AGTGGTGCGCTTTCGCAAGGTGTGGCTGTGACGCGAGACCTTGCCGGAGAGCTGGCGGCGGTGCTGGAGGCGTCGGGCCTTGGGCTGTCGCGTCCGCCTGCTCCTGGCGCCAATCTCTTCACGGCCCCAATGCCCGAGGTGGATGGCGGTGTGCCGGATAGGGCCGTTGCGTTGGTGGTGACGGGCGGTGCTGGGCCCTTGCCGTACCTGGGATTGGGACGGGCCGCGTACCTGTCGCCCGGGTGCCAAGCGCGTATCCGCTCGGCACGCGAGGACTTCCAGGGTGGGCAGGCTCTCGCGCTCGCCATCTTCTCGGTCCTCAACCAGACACCTGATTTGCGGGGCGTTGCCGTTCATGCAGAGGAGAGCGCCCCGGTGTATCTAGGGACAGACGGAGCGGACCGACACCGCTGGGTGTTGAACGTGGGCCTCGGCTACGCCCATGGGCATGCTTAATCAGTCATGCGGCGTAGGGTGAGGGGCTGGCTTTGCTGTCTGAGGGGAGCGTTGGACTAGTGGCAGGTGAGTTGTGGGGTGTCTTTGGGGGAGTTACTTCGGGATGATGGCTCCTTCGTTTCGAGAAGTGGGTCTTTGTCTGCTGTCTGCGCTGATTTGGTGATCGAGGACTCTGGATTGGCACAGCGAGGTTTGATGCCGAAATAGTCGAGCACTACGAAGAGTGTGGCAAGAGTGGCCAGCACAATGTTTACGCCTGTGAGCCAGCGGTTTTCGCGTCGAGTGCTTACTTGCGTGCGTGTCGCAATTTCGTCAGTTGCATGGCGCTCTTGTCGCTCAACGAAGTCGAGCATTGCTGCGGCTTGGGCCTGGATGGTTGGGCTAGGATCCCGTTGACGATACTTGTGGATTATTTTTCTTTCCTGGTCCAGGTCACCAAGCAGTTCGCGGAGTTCGTCTGTCGTTTTGCTCCCTAAGTTTGGGCGAAGGTCCGCACTGTCGTGCAGGTACTTTTGCCGGAGCGCTTGAATGGACTTGTCGAAATCGGCGTGGCTCATCGAATTCCGAGGATAGCCGACATTCCAGTGACGTGGATACTAGACCTGCGGGGGAGCGTGCCGTCCGTGCAGATTTTGCAGTCACGCAGGGAGGCTGAGGCTGAATGCCGATCCTAACCCTGAGCCACTCGCGGAAAGTGTCCCCATAAAGAAGTAGTGGGATGCCCGTTCGAGTCAAAGTGGATGTTGTGAAGCTGGCGCGTCTGCGCCGCACGCCCTCCGAGGTGCTGCGCGCGTTGGACGTGCCGTGCCGGGACATCGCTCGCCTCGCGCTCGACTACTCCCTGTTCCTGGTGCCGGTGGGCAAGGACGGGACTGACGGACACCTCCGCGATACGGCCTTCCTGGATGGCCCTCGCTACAACCTGGGGCCCCCTCTCTCCACCACCTGGACTGCGGGATACGCGCACCCGTCCGCCGGTCCCATTCATGAGGGCTGGCACTGGGGCGAGCAGATTTTCAATCCGCCTTCCCACTTCCTGCGCAAGTCCTTCCGGCGTGCCCGCGGGCGAGCGCGCCGCCGCGTTGCCGCCGTCCTCGAGGACTTTCTCGCCCGTCGTTTTCCCTCCCGCTGAAAGGAGACACATCCATGACCCAACCCCGAGAGGCATTCTTCGACAAGCTCTACATCCGCGCCACCAACACCGCGCCCACCGAGGTTGATGCCCTGGACGGTGTCACGGAGGCGCCCGTCAATCGCGCCAAGGACACCGTCGACGCCAACTACTTTGGAGGGGACGGGTACAAGCGCAGCAAGGGCACCCTCAAGTCCTTCACCATCCCCCTGTCGGGACACGTCTTCCAGGGGAGCGCGCCCCAGAAGGTTCTCCGCGACTCCTTCGAGTCCGATGCCACGGTGTTCTTCACCATCATCGAGGACGAGACGGCGCCCCAGGGCAGCCAGGGCTACCGCTACCCCGTGACGGTGACGTCCTACGAGGAGGGGCGCAGCTCCACGGACGTCGTCACCTTCTCCGCCACCCTCACCGGCCAGGGCGCACCCGTCGCGGTGTAGCGGGCCTTCGCTTCCACACTTTCGAGGAGACTCCCATGTCCGCACCTGTCATGCACCGCAAGCCCCTTGGCACCCGCCGAGCCCTCCACAAGCGCGTCACCCTGGATGGCGCCGAGTTCGACATCTGCCGCCCCACGCTGGGCGAGAAGATGGATGTGTTGTCCGCCTCTCGCGCCGCCGGGGAGATGGGCGACAACCGCCAGCCCGTGGATGAGGCCGCGGGGATGATGATGATTGCGCGCATCGCCGCGTGCTGCCTGTACTTCCCGGGCACCGCGACGCGCGTCTTCACCGAGGTGGACGTGCCAGCGGTGAAGAACGAGCCCTGGCTGGAGGAAGTCCAGGGCGAGCTGGCCTCGGCCTTCGCGGGCCCGACGCTGGAGACGGCGAAGGGAAACTCCGAGACCACCCCGAGCTGAAGGCCCTGCATGGGGTGGTGAAACTGACGGGCCAGTCTCCGGACTCAGTGCGCGGGTGGGCATGGGACGACGTCGTCCACCTGCTCGCACTTTGCGACATGGAGGCCGAGGAGCTGCGCGCGGGCCGTCCTCACGTGAGCGCGCGAGCGGGAGACCCCCAGGTGACGGTGTATCGGAAGCGTCCGAAGAGGTGAGGCATGTCTGGCGGCGGACTCAAAGTAGGTGACCTCTATGTGTCCGTGACTGCCTCCATTGGCGGGGCCATGGCCAACCTCGCCAAGCTGGTGGAAGGCGTGGAGAAGGCCGCCAAGGAAGTGAAGGAGAAGGCGGGGGACCTCGGGGAGATTGGCGCGGTGGTGGCGGCTGGGCTCGCGGGGGCCGTGGTCGCCGCGTCCCAGTCCAACAGCGCCATGGCCGAGGAGGTGGAGCGGATTACCTCGCTGCTCTACACGCTGGCCGCTGACATTGGCGACGCGCTGATGCCGGTGGTGAAGCGGGTGGCCGATGGGCTGGAGCGGATGGTGGCCAGCTTCCAGTCGCTCTCGCCCGAGGTGCAGGCCAATGCCATGGACCTGGCTGTCTGGGTAGGCGGCGCGGGCCTCGCCCTGATGGCCATGTCGAAGGTGGCCGGTGGCGTGGAAGCCGCGGCCGCTGGTTTCGGCTTGCTGCTGTCGGCCATCAACGCGATGAACAAGTCCGTGGCGCTCGCCTCGCTCGCGGGCACCATGGACAAGGTGACGCAGGCCATGGGCGGCCTAGTGGCCAGCGCGCCCAACGTGAAAGGCAGCCTCGCGCGCCTGGCACTGTCCTTCGGGACGTTGCTGGTGCCGCTCGCTGCCGTGGCCGCCGCCATGACGGGCGTGGTGCTGCTGGCAGGTGCTGTCTACGCGGCCTGGCAGGATTCGAGCACGGGCCTCGCGGACTTCTTCCGGGACCTCGGGGAGAAGCTGGGGCGGCTGGCCTCGCGCATTGCGGACGCCTTCGCCCGTGCCTTCTTCGCTCTCGGGGAGTTCCTCCAGCGCGCCGCCGCCTTCATGCTGGAGCGCGTAGCGGCCCTGGTGCGCGGTGTCTCGCGCCTCTTGGAGCCGGTGGCCAGGGCGGCGGGACTGCATGAGCTGGCGGACGCCTTCGCGTCGGTGTCCACCCTCACGGGCAAGCAGCTCCTCGACACGTTGGGTCAGGGCATCCAGGTGCTTTGGACGGGTGCGAAGGACGTGGCGGGCGTGGTGGGCTCGGCGGTGGCCGATGCCGGGAGGACGCTGGCCGAGGGCACGGTCTTTGGATTGAGCTCCAGCGCGGATGGGGCCAAGCGCCTGGGCGCGGACCTTGCCCAAGCGCTCAACCTGGACCGCGTCACCGAGTCCATGGAGGCCCTCGTGGAGCGGCTCACCGGCCTCTTCTCGGGTTCAGGCAAGGCGCGCATCCGCGAGCCCACGGACAAGGCGGCCTTGGCCGATGCCGCACGCGAGGAGGCCGCGCGAGAGCGGGAGCTGGCGAATCTCCAGCGCCAGGCCGCCGAGGAGTCGCACCGCGAATTCGTCGCCAGCGTCCGCGCGGACGAGGCCGCGGGGGCCGCCTCCTTCGCGTTGATGCGACGTGAAGCCGAGGCCCTGGCCGATGCCGCCAAGGACGCGATGCGGAAGGCCAGCGAGGCCATGCAGGCCGCCCGAGACGCCCTCGTGAATCGCTTCCTGGGCGGGCTGGGGCAGTTGGCGGACCTCATCAACGCGGGGCTCCAGGGCTTCCAGGCGGGAGGAGCCTACGGGGCGATTGCCGCCGTGGCGGCGGAGCTGCTCATGCAGTCCAAGGGCTTCAAGGATGTCATCGAGGTCACCAACGGCATCATTCAGCAAGTGGCGGATGCGCT from Myxococcus stipitatus carries:
- a CDS encoding minor capsid protein, with the protein product MTRDLAGELAAVLEASGLGLSRPPAPGANLFTAPMPEVDGGVPDRAVALVVTGGAGPLPYLGLGRAAYLSPGCQARIRSAREDFQGGQALALAIFSVLNQTPDLRGVAVHAEESAPVYLGTDGADRHRWVLNVGLGYAHGHA
- a CDS encoding phage tail tube protein, which translates into the protein MTQPREAFFDKLYIRATNTAPTEVDALDGVTEAPVNRAKDTVDANYFGGDGYKRSKGTLKSFTIPLSGHVFQGSAPQKVLRDSFESDATVFFTIIEDETAPQGSQGYRYPVTVTSYEEGRSSTDVVTFSATLTGQGAPVAV
- a CDS encoding phage tail protein, whose product is MSAPVMHRKPLGTRRALHKRVTLDGAEFDICRPTLGEKMDVLSASRAAGEMGDNRQPVDEAAGMMMIARIAACCLYFPGTATRVFTEVDVPAVKNEPWLEEVQGELASAFAGPTLETAKGNSETTPS